In the genome of Neodiprion pinetum isolate iyNeoPine1 unplaced genomic scaffold, iyNeoPine1.2 ptg000101l, whole genome shotgun sequence, one region contains:
- the LOC138191337 gene encoding caldesmon-like, whose amino-acid sequence MPIETRTGSKKESGASVDDSLQLKYTETDIEFIKQEVSNKEKRLQKEKEALEERQAEIDKKSKHLSEQFRQQEAELEKKQRAIESSKDAGLSEEVQKKLARLAELEAKEIANANTKTQRHNPTEGPAQDVPHPTQPTKGIVEEIKYPTQFKTSKVDDSKNPAQLSASVTDVKIRDTNEATGRSKMDEPRLGPVEDTQLSELLRKKAEIDREVQLLVAQNSRGTDRAVTQSIELATDATFKEPGPVCTRSKDELRLEAEILHFKKKAERKKGDLRKSVAPQKPNPVDSYRPDPLSRGAIGRNALNSENDHISIKSVVSVPTDDEDLNLEAEALAREALIRRIQKENREKLKNLRGGIAGPDLGPQELGEPGVPEELVLDKDLEIRLREQEIWERELELQEQELAYQAALADPYRERRRKLAEREEQLKKREQALKDKISGITRPQVTQVVNAEQAPVPPTLPLAEQSISVKDALAVVPKFDGKNITVMQFNRACKRALEMVTPSLEGYLTRLIRSKLADRAYAVIEDESFATLQGLLDKLTEVFAPIRSANHYRGELGQLYKYADEHVLDYIGRTRDIKTGLIEAERRKNRELTNAEIIRLDEEVCEAFVGGLPSDCRNAVLIKGYSNLKTAYERAIDASKALELDRDRARSRGASRAESNNAEPCKHCGRSNHLTDQCRATRRPAVSRPVENRESCTLCGRSTHSTANCYKNKPPSSQQSTARNTNVVECSYCKSIGHSYNECRKRRYHETISRNNSGNGAGPSGNTGSPRVTRANAIETEEVETGPSAST is encoded by the coding sequence ATGCCTATCGAAACTAGAACAGGTAGCAAAAAGGAAAGCGGCGCATCAGTAGATGATAGCTTACAACTTAAATATACGGAGACCGATATAGAATTCATAAAACAGGAGGTTTCCAATAAGGAAAAGAGGctccaaaaagaaaaagaagcgtTAGAGGAACGTCAAGCAGAAATAGATAAGAAGTCAAAACATCTTAGCGAACAATTCAGACAACAAGAAGCtgaattagagaaaaaacagCGCGCGATTGAATCGAGTAAAGACGCGGGGTTATCCGAAGAAGTTCAAAAGAAACTTGCCAGGCTCGCCGAGCTCGAGGCGAAAGAAATCGCGAACGCAAATACAAAAACGCAGCGGCACAACCCGACCGAGGGCCCCGCGCAAGACGTACCACATCCTACACAGCCAACAAAAGGCATAgtagaagaaatcaaatatCCTACGCAGTTCAAAACGAGCAAGGTAGACGATTCTAAAAATCCTGCACAGCTCTCCGCGAGCGTGACAGACGTTAAAATTAGGGACACTAACGAAGCGACGGGCCGTTCGAAAATGGATGAACCGCGGTTAGGTCCTGTAGAGGACACACAGCTGTCCGAACTTCTCCGTAAGAAGGCAGAAATAGATCGGGAAGTACAACTTCTCGTAGCGCAAAATTCACGCGGCACAGATAGGGCAGTTACCCAAAGCATAGAATTAGCCACAGACGCTACATTTAAGGAACCCGGTCCAGTGTGTACGCGGAGTAAGGATGAATTAAGGTTAGAAGCAGAAATTCTGCACTTCAAAAAGAAggcagaaagaaagaaaggcgACTTAAGAAAATCCGTGGCGCCTCAAAAACCTAACCCTGTGGACAGTTACCGCCCTGATCCACTCAGCAGAGGAGCGATTGGTAGAAACGCCCTCAATTCAGAAAATGATCACATTTCAATAAAGTCAGTGGTTTCCGTCCCAACTGACGATGAAGATTTGAATTTAGAAGCAGAAGCGTTAGCTAGAGAAGCGTTGATCAGACGCATTCAAAAAGAGAACCGCGAGAAACTCAAAAATCTACGCGGAGGAATAGCAGGTCCGGACCTGGGACCTCAAGAATTAGGTGAGCCAGGCGTGCCGGAAGAATTAGTCCTCGATAAGGACTTAGAAATACGATTACGCGAGCAAGAGATTTGGGAGCGCGAATTAGAATTGCAGGAGCAAGAACTCGCGTACCAGGCCGCGTTAGCAGATCCGTACCGGGAGAGAAGGAGGAAATTAGCTGAGCGCGAGGAACAGTTAAAGAAAAGGGAGCAGGCCCTGAAGGATAAGATCTCGGGAATCACCCGCCCCCAAGTTACTCAAGTCGTTAACGCCGAGCAGGCACCCGTTCCTCCTACTCTGCCGTTAGCGGAGCAATCCATATCGGTTAAAGACGCGTTAGCGGTAGTCCCAAAATTTGACGGGAAAAACATCACCGTAATGCAGTTTAATCGGGCGTGCAAGAGGGCACTCGAGATGGTAACACCCAGCTTGGAGGGGTACCTCACGCGCCTCATCAGAAGCAAGCTCGCCGATCGAGCATACGCAGTAATCGAAGACGAGAGTTTTGCAACCCTGCAAGGACTCTTGGACAAACTCACGGAAGTGTTCGCGCCCATTAGATCCGCGAATCATTACCGTGGAGAGCTTGGTCAGCTGTATAAATACGCTGATGAACACGTGCTAGATTACATAGGGAGAACCCGCGACATAAAAACGGGATTAATAGAAGCGGAACGAAGAAAGAACCGCGAGCTAACCAATGCAGAGATAATCAGGTTAGATGAGGAAGTCTGCGAGGCATTTGTCGGCGGACTACCGAGCGACTGCCGGAATGCAGTATTGATCAAAGGTTACTCCAACCTGAAGACAGCCTACGAAAGGGCTATAGATGCCAGCAAGGCATTAGAATTAGATAGAGATCGGGCTAGGAGCCGCGGCGCGAGCAGGGCCGAGAGTAATAACGCAGAGCCGTGTAAACATTGCGGCCGTAGTAATCACCTAACCGATCAGTGCCGAGCGACTAGGAGACCCGCGGTAAGCAGACCCGTGGAAAATAGAGAATCGTGTACGCTGTGCGGGCGGTCGACCCACAGCACAGCAAATTGTTACAAAAACAAACCGCCGTCGAGCCAACAGTCGACAGCGCGAAATACCAACGTAGTCGAATGTAGCTACTGCAAGAGCATAGGACATTCATACAACGAATGCCGTAAACGTAGATACCATGAAACAATTAGCCGAAACAACTCGGGAAACGGAGCAGGGCCCTCGGGGAACACTGGCAGCCCCCGAGTAACAAGGGCCAATGCCATAGAGACAGAGGAGGTGGAAACAGGTCCATCTGCCTCTACTTAA